The following proteins come from a genomic window of Populus nigra chromosome 6, ddPopNigr1.1, whole genome shotgun sequence:
- the LOC133696502 gene encoding protein PSK SIMULATOR 1-like has product MVAEAWIVKMGNQVSSNLKHALLLESSKKKNNHNHPRNKQDSKDKQIIGILSFEVANVLSQTVQLHKSLSDSEISKLKNEILKSEGVKNLVSTDESYLLQLALAEKLDDLNRVANVVSRLGKKCVEPALQGFEHVYGDIVGGVIDVKELGFLVKDMEGMVKKMERYVNATSNLYCELEVLNELEQATKKFQQNQHEESRRAFEQKLIWQKQDVRHLKEISLWNQTCDKVVELLARTVCTIYARISVVFGESVLQMKGPGAVEGVCSSPPMKDECREVPGYIGDCHGSQRVSGPLRRAVSKRSSNLCQSGPIERAVVEKRETHIKPRIASGKGEVNLLFRTEDIVFPCGTSPGRLFLDCLSLSSSATKFDDDDSCVAVDEDLRSQTSRCYSVGNGSLKIEDPIPSGFSNRVSFSGDQRQARRGGMNNARFGPKSRLMVYAPPSTIGGSALALHYANVIIVIEKLLRYPHLVGEEARDDLYQMLPTSLRMSLRTNLQSYVKHLAIYDAPLAHDWKETLDGILRWLAPLAHNMIRWQSERNFEQHQIVKRTNVLLLQTLYFADRGKTEAAICELLVGMNYICRYEHQQNALLDCASSFDFEDCMQWQLQCRASFVV; this is encoded by the coding sequence ATGGTGGCAGAAGCCTGGATTGTGAAGATGGGAAACCAGGTAAGTAGCAATCTTAAGCACGCACTTCTTCTTGAATCTTCCAAGAAAAAGAACAACCACAACCACCCAAGAAATAAACAAGATTCTAAAGACAAACAAATCATTGGCATCTTGTCTTTTGAGGTTGCTAATGTCTTGTCTCAAACTGTACAACTCCACAAGTCCCTCTCTGATTCTGAgatctcaaagctaaaaaatgagATCTTGAAATCCGAGGGAGTTAAGAACTTGGTGTCTACTGATGAAAGTTACCTTCTTCAGCTTGCTTTAGCTGAGAAACTCGATGACTTGAACAGGGTAGCTAATGTTGTTTCTAGGCTAGGAAAGAAGTGTGTCGAGCCTGCTTTGCAGGGTTTTGAGCATGTTTATGGGGATATTGTTGGTGGGGTTATTGATGTGAAGGAGTTGGGGTTTTTGGTTAAGGATATGGAGGGTATGGTTAAGAAGATGGAGAGGTATGTGAATGCAACCTCAAATTTGTATTGTGAACTGGAGGTTTTGAATGAATTGGAGCAGGCTACCAAGAAATTTCAGCAGAATCAACACGAAGAGAGTCGAAGGGCGTTTGAGCAGAAACTTATTTGGCAGAAACAGGATGTGAGGCATCTTAAGGAGATTTCTCTTTGGAACCAGACTTGTGATAAGGTTGTTGAATTGTTGGCTAGGACTGTTTGTACTATTTACGCTAGGATTTCTGTTGTTTTTGGGGAATCGGTGTTGCAAATGAAGGGCCCAGGGGCTGTTGAAGGGGTCTGTTCGTCCCCTCCCATGAAGGACGAATGCAGGGAGGTCCCAGGATATATTGGTGATTGTCATGGTTCACAAAGGGTTTCAGGGCCACTGAGACGGGCTGTTAGCAAGAGAAGTAGCAATTTGTGTCAATCGGGACCAATTGAGAGAGCCGTGGTGGAGAAAAGGGAGACACATATTAAACCTCGGATTGCTTCAGGGAAAGGTGAAGTTAATCTATTATTTCGAACTGAAGATATCGTGTTTCCATGTGGGACTAGTCCTGGAAGGCTTTTCCTGGATTGCCTTAGTTTGAGCAGTTCGGCTACAAagtttgatgatgatgacagTTGTGTTGCTGTCGATGAGGACCTGAGGAGCCAAACTTCTCGTTGTTATAGTGTTGGCAATGGTAGTTTGAAGATAGAGGACCCAATCCCTTCAGGCTTTTCCAATCGAGTTTCTTTCAGTGGAGATCAAAGACAAGCCAGGCGTGGTGGGATGAATAATGCACGGTTTGGTCCCAAAAGTAGGCTAATGGTTTATGCTCCTCCTTCCACAATTGGAGGATCTGCCTTGGCCTTGCATTATGCAAATGTCATAATTGTTATAGAGAAATTGCTTCGCTATCCCCATTTAGTGGGCGAGGAAGCAAGGGATGACTTGTACCAGATGTTACCAACAAGCCTAAGAATGTCTCTGAGGACTAACCTCCAGTCCTACGTGAAACATCTTGCTATATATGATGCTCCGCTTGCCCATGATTGGAAGGAGACTCTTGATGGAATACTCAGGTGGCTTGCTCCTCTTGCGCATAACATGATCAGGTGGCAAAGTGAGCGTAATTTCGAGCAGCACCAAATTGTCAAGCGGACAAATGTTCTTCTACTTCAGACATTGTATTTTGCTGACAGGGGAAAGACAGAGGCAGCTATTTGTGAGCTTCTTGTTGGGATGAATTACATATGTCGCTATGAACATCAGCAAAATGCTTTGCTGGATTGTGCAAgtagttttgattttgaagacTGCATGCAGTGGCAGTTGCAGTGCCGAGCTTCCTTTGTTGtttaa